In one Brevibacillus composti genomic region, the following are encoded:
- the parC gene encoding DNA topoisomerase IV subunit A, which produces MLSNQIIEQSFAEIMGKRFGDYANLVILSRAIPDARDGLKPVQRRILYAMYQEGNTHDKPYRKSAKTVGYVMGTYHPHGDSAIYETMVRMAQWWKMRQTLIQGHGNFGSLDADPPAAMRYTESRLSALANEMLRDIEKDTVTFIPNYDNSAEQPAVLPSRFPNLLVNGASGIAVGFATDIPTHNLGEVIDATVAMMKKPEISLDELMNYVQGPDFPTGGIVQGLSGIRKAFETGRGQFIIRGRTHIEEPKGAKVKKIVISEIPYDVVKSKLVAQIDELVMERKIEGALAVRDETGRKEAEQKKVRIVVDIKKDADETAILNYLYKNTDLQIYYNYNMNVIHEGTIRQMGLKQLLAAYIDHQKDVVTRRSQYDLDRKQKREHVVEGLIRAKSILRQVVETIMDSEDRADAKKNIMEKYGFTDPQADAILSIQLASLTRLDIVKLEKELEALAKEIAELSAILASEKKLIQVITAELSEIKKKYAEPRLTEIQGEIEEIKVDIAMQINAEDCIVTLTNEGYIKRTSPRSFKSMGGTIETCGVKEGDRVRYFIETNTSHTALFFTQDGKYFATLVHAIPDDKWKDIGSALVNVIPLEKHQRIVGFAIVENFQQPLTIVHMSRMGLVKKTVLSEYETNRSGALVAAKLKSEEDEYVAAFATDEAGAFLVVTQDGMGIRFLKSEVSPTGRASSGVKAISLSAGDAVVGVKPVEEEDTRAFSILTAEGVLKRTHIADIPLQGRAGKGVQLIRKRKTHPHQLVALAIEETLYVYTGKQEWVQLQTEQIGITDQGGIGRTAVEGEVRSVAYETVLPGEEEGQTAEPKGQADPSAAPADELVQPSLFEDSSEEED; this is translated from the coding sequence ATGCTGTCCAATCAAATTATTGAACAAAGCTTTGCGGAAATCATGGGCAAGCGATTCGGCGACTATGCCAATCTGGTCATCCTGTCCCGGGCGATCCCCGATGCGCGCGACGGCTTAAAGCCTGTGCAGCGGCGCATTTTGTACGCCATGTACCAGGAAGGCAATACCCATGACAAGCCGTACCGGAAATCGGCAAAAACCGTGGGGTACGTGATGGGGACCTACCATCCGCACGGGGATAGCGCCATCTACGAAACGATGGTTCGCATGGCCCAATGGTGGAAAATGCGCCAGACCTTGATCCAAGGGCACGGCAACTTCGGGAGTCTCGATGCAGATCCGCCGGCGGCCATGCGCTATACGGAATCCCGCTTGTCCGCGCTGGCCAATGAAATGCTGCGCGACATCGAAAAGGACACGGTTACCTTTATCCCCAACTACGATAACTCGGCCGAGCAGCCGGCTGTCCTGCCTTCCCGTTTTCCCAACCTCCTGGTAAACGGGGCCTCCGGGATTGCCGTCGGATTTGCGACAGATATTCCCACACACAACCTGGGGGAGGTCATCGACGCGACCGTCGCCATGATGAAAAAGCCGGAAATCAGCCTGGACGAGCTGATGAATTATGTCCAGGGGCCGGACTTTCCCACCGGCGGCATCGTCCAAGGGTTATCGGGGATCCGCAAGGCCTTCGAGACGGGCCGCGGCCAATTTATCATCCGCGGGAGAACGCATATCGAAGAGCCCAAGGGCGCCAAGGTAAAGAAAATCGTCATCTCCGAAATTCCGTACGATGTGGTCAAATCCAAGCTGGTGGCGCAGATCGACGAGCTGGTGATGGAGCGGAAAATCGAAGGAGCCCTGGCCGTCCGAGACGAAACCGGGCGCAAAGAAGCGGAGCAGAAGAAGGTACGCATCGTCGTCGACATCAAAAAGGATGCCGATGAGACGGCCATTCTCAATTACCTGTACAAAAACACCGATTTGCAAATTTACTACAATTACAACATGAACGTGATCCACGAGGGCACCATCCGCCAAATGGGGCTGAAGCAGCTGCTCGCGGCCTACATCGATCACCAGAAGGACGTCGTGACGAGGCGCTCCCAGTACGATCTGGACCGCAAACAAAAGCGCGAGCATGTGGTAGAAGGGCTGATTCGGGCGAAATCCATCCTGCGTCAGGTCGTCGAGACGATCATGGACTCGGAGGATCGGGCCGATGCCAAGAAGAACATCATGGAAAAATACGGGTTCACCGACCCGCAGGCCGATGCGATTCTGAGCATTCAGCTCGCGTCTCTGACCCGCCTCGACATCGTCAAGCTGGAAAAAGAGCTGGAGGCGCTGGCCAAGGAGATTGCGGAGCTGAGCGCGATTCTCGCGAGTGAGAAGAAGCTGATCCAGGTGATTACCGCCGAGCTCAGCGAGATCAAGAAAAAGTATGCCGAGCCCCGCCTGACGGAAATCCAAGGGGAGATCGAGGAAATCAAGGTCGACATCGCCATGCAGATCAATGCGGAAGACTGCATCGTCACCTTGACCAATGAGGGCTATATCAAGCGCACCAGCCCGCGCTCGTTCAAATCGATGGGCGGCACGATCGAGACCTGCGGGGTAAAAGAGGGAGACCGGGTACGCTACTTTATCGAAACCAACACGTCGCATACGGCCCTCTTTTTTACCCAGGACGGCAAGTATTTTGCGACACTCGTCCACGCCATCCCGGATGACAAGTGGAAAGACATCGGTTCGGCTCTCGTCAATGTCATCCCGCTGGAAAAACACCAGCGGATCGTAGGCTTTGCGATTGTGGAGAATTTCCAGCAGCCTCTGACAATCGTCCACATGAGCCGCATGGGCCTGGTGAAAAAGACCGTGCTCAGCGAATACGAGACCAACCGCTCCGGCGCTCTGGTGGCGGCCAAGCTCAAGTCGGAAGAGGATGAGTACGTCGCAGCATTTGCGACCGACGAAGCAGGCGCGTTTCTCGTCGTCACGCAGGACGGGATGGGCATCCGCTTCCTGAAGAGCGAAGTGAGCCCGACCGGCAGAGCCTCCAGCGGGGTGAAGGCGATCTCGCTTTCGGCGGGCGATGCGGTGGTCGGCGTGAAGCCTGTGGAGGAAGAAGACACCCGGGCATTCAGCATTTTGACGGCAGAAGGCGTGCTCAAGCGGACCCACATCGCGGACATACCCCTGCAAGGCAGAGCAGGCAAGGGCGTACAGCTGATCCGCAAGCGGAAGACACATCCGCATCAGCTGGTCGCGCTGGCCATCGAAGAGACGCTCTATGTCTACACGGGGAAACAGGAGTGGGTGCAGCTACAGACCGAACAGATCGGCATCACGGACCAGGGCGGCATCGGCAGAACAGCGGTAGAAGGGGAAGTGCGCAGCGTCGCGTACGAGACCGTGTTGCCGGGCGAGGAAGAAGGTCAGACTGCCGAGCCCAAAGGACAGGCGGACCCGTCGGCCGCTCCGGCAGACGAACTGGTGCAGCCGAGTTTGTTTGAAGATTCATCAGAGGAAGAGGATTGA
- a CDS encoding malate:quinone oxidoreductase codes for MSIRQSKTDVILIGAGIMSATLGTLLKELVPDWNITVFEKLANAGEESSNEWNNAGTGHAALCELNYTVEKPDGSVDISKALKINEEYQVSKQFWSYLVNSNLIRNPEDFIRPLPHLSFVQGEQNVSFLKKRFEALSANPLFQGMEFSDDPKKLMEWIPLIMKDRIVNEPIAATKIDSGTDVNFGALTRMLFDHLQRKGVDIHYKHQVDDLKRTSDGVWELKVRNVDSGAVERHSAKFVFIGGGGGSLLLLQKSGIPEGKHIGGFPVSGLFMVCNNPDVIEQHHAKVYGKAKVGAPPMSVPHLDTRFIDNKKMLLFGPFAGFSPKFLKTGSMFDLLCSVKPDNVTTMLAAGAKNVPLTKYLIQQVMLSKDQRMEELREFIPNAKSEDWDIVVAGQRVQVIKDTPAGKGTLQFGTEVISAADGSIAALLGASPGASTAVSVMLDVISRCFPEHLQAWEPKIKEMIPSYGLSLLNHPELLDDIQTSTARTLGLSSELVLV; via the coding sequence ATGAGCATCAGACAATCCAAAACAGACGTTATCTTAATTGGTGCAGGAATTATGAGTGCGACTTTGGGAACGCTGCTGAAAGAATTAGTACCGGACTGGAACATTACAGTTTTTGAGAAGCTCGCAAACGCAGGAGAGGAAAGTTCGAACGAATGGAATAATGCCGGTACGGGGCATGCAGCATTGTGCGAGCTTAACTACACCGTCGAAAAACCGGACGGCTCCGTAGATATTAGCAAAGCGCTGAAAATTAATGAGGAGTATCAGGTCTCCAAGCAATTTTGGTCGTACCTGGTCAACAGCAATCTGATCCGCAATCCCGAAGACTTTATCAGACCATTGCCTCATTTGAGTTTTGTGCAAGGAGAGCAAAATGTTTCGTTCTTGAAAAAACGGTTTGAAGCGCTGTCCGCCAACCCTCTGTTTCAAGGGATGGAATTCTCCGATGATCCGAAAAAATTGATGGAATGGATTCCGCTTATTATGAAGGACCGTATCGTGAACGAACCGATTGCGGCAACAAAAATCGATTCGGGTACGGATGTCAACTTTGGCGCGTTGACACGCATGTTGTTTGACCACCTGCAGCGTAAAGGCGTCGATATCCACTACAAACATCAAGTGGATGATCTGAAACGGACGAGCGACGGCGTGTGGGAGTTGAAAGTGCGGAACGTAGACAGCGGTGCCGTCGAACGCCATTCGGCAAAATTCGTCTTTATCGGCGGCGGTGGAGGAAGCCTGCTGTTGCTCCAAAAATCCGGCATTCCGGAAGGGAAGCATATTGGCGGTTTCCCGGTAAGCGGCCTCTTTATGGTGTGCAACAATCCGGATGTCATTGAGCAGCATCATGCAAAAGTATACGGAAAAGCCAAGGTTGGCGCTCCGCCGATGTCTGTCCCGCATCTGGACACCCGTTTTATCGACAATAAAAAAATGCTGCTCTTTGGACCGTTTGCCGGTTTCTCGCCCAAGTTTTTAAAAACCGGATCCATGTTCGATTTGTTATGCTCCGTCAAACCCGATAATGTGACCACGATGCTGGCGGCAGGCGCCAAAAACGTTCCTTTGACGAAGTACCTGATCCAGCAAGTGATGCTGTCGAAAGACCAACGCATGGAAGAATTGCGCGAGTTTATCCCCAACGCCAAAAGCGAGGATTGGGATATCGTGGTAGCGGGCCAACGCGTGCAGGTAATCAAAGATACTCCTGCCGGGAAAGGGACGCTTCAGTTTGGTACGGAAGTCATCAGTGCCGCGGACGGCTCGATCGCCGCGCTGCTCGGCGCTTCGCCGGGTGCGTCTACAGCCGTTTCCGTCATGCTTGACGTGATCAGCAGATGCTTCCCTGAACATTTGCAAGCGTGGGAACCGAAAATCAAAGAAATGATCCCTTCCTATGGCTTGTCACTTTTGAATCATCCGGAACTTCTGGACGATATTCAAACTTCCACGGCCCGGACGCTTGGTCTGAGCAGTGAACTGGTCCTCGTCTAG
- a CDS encoding GntR family transcriptional regulator translates to MPIPKNFQSPVRMSAKEKAFQQIQRWIIDGTLEPGEKLYDAELSDALGISRTPVREALQLLQSQGFVEMYPGRQTIVTTLTKEDVPKIYPPLASLQALAAEEATPNVTAAHIRKLRELNESYRAAIADAQLFAAMEKDEQFHDVILEIADNPYITQFSSLLQLHVMRMKYLFFQQPIRIKAESVQEHERLIQAMERGEAQEAAAIMKENWLRPMREVYQILVQSDRKTFADTKPKTEGDPA, encoded by the coding sequence ATGCCCATCCCAAAGAATTTTCAGTCGCCGGTTCGCATGTCGGCCAAAGAAAAGGCATTCCAACAGATCCAGCGGTGGATTATCGATGGCACACTGGAGCCCGGCGAAAAACTGTACGATGCCGAGCTCTCGGATGCGCTCGGCATCAGTCGCACACCGGTCAGAGAAGCGCTGCAGCTGCTTCAGTCGCAAGGCTTCGTCGAGATGTATCCTGGCCGCCAGACCATCGTGACGACGCTGACCAAAGAAGATGTGCCAAAAATCTATCCGCCGCTTGCCTCCCTGCAGGCGCTGGCAGCGGAGGAAGCTACGCCTAATGTCACAGCCGCGCATATCCGGAAACTGCGCGAACTCAATGAGAGCTACCGTGCGGCCATCGCCGATGCACAGCTGTTTGCCGCGATGGAAAAAGATGAGCAGTTTCACGACGTTATTCTGGAAATCGCAGACAATCCCTACATCACGCAGTTTTCCTCCTTGCTTCAGCTGCATGTCATGCGCATGAAATACCTCTTCTTTCAGCAGCCGATCCGGATCAAAGCCGAGTCCGTCCAGGAGCATGAGCGATTGATTCAGGCGATGGAGAGAGGCGAGGCGCAGGAAGCGGCCGCGATCATGAAAGAAAATTGGCTCCGCCCCATGCGGGAGGTTTACCAGATCCTGGTGCAAAGCGATAGAAAGACGTTTGCCGATACGAAGCCGAAGACAGAAGGAGATCCTGCGTGA
- a CDS encoding DMT family transporter, with product MTDRRMNKGYGMYVWMFAVPLFWGGAFGAAQHVISEIPPITAAALRFGAASLLLIFITQLRGEWQLAELRKRWRGLILMAVTGIFAYNAFFFYGLSYTSAINGSLIMANSPVFITLGAVLFLKEAWNRKLGLGLLLSLSGVVLVIINGSWETLASFTLNAGDLLFLAALFCWVLYGLLGKVVMKGVSPLLTTTVTTAIGSFFLIFWSLFEDGWRQVPHLSAQAWAEMAYMTLFATVLAFFLWNQGVHHLGASKASIYMNLVPINACWIAVLLYGAQMTWIQGVGICMVIAGVCTVTLSPGSRPRPSVSGPSIGPSRETGA from the coding sequence ATGACGGATAGGCGTATGAATAAGGGCTATGGCATGTATGTCTGGATGTTCGCGGTACCCCTCTTTTGGGGCGGAGCGTTTGGCGCTGCCCAGCATGTGATTTCCGAGATTCCTCCCATTACCGCCGCCGCGCTTCGGTTTGGCGCGGCCAGCCTGCTGCTCATTTTCATCACGCAGCTGAGGGGCGAATGGCAGCTGGCAGAGCTGCGGAAGCGCTGGCGCGGCCTCATCCTGATGGCCGTGACCGGCATCTTTGCGTACAACGCCTTTTTCTTTTACGGACTGTCCTATACCTCGGCGATCAACGGGTCGCTGATTATGGCCAATTCCCCTGTATTTATCACGCTGGGAGCCGTCTTGTTCCTAAAGGAAGCCTGGAACCGAAAGCTGGGCCTCGGCTTGCTGCTCTCCCTGTCGGGCGTGGTTCTCGTCATCATCAACGGTTCATGGGAGACGCTGGCTTCGTTTACGCTGAATGCCGGTGATCTGTTGTTTCTGGCCGCTCTCTTCTGCTGGGTGCTCTATGGATTGCTGGGGAAAGTCGTCATGAAAGGCGTCTCTCCGCTGCTTACGACCACGGTCACGACGGCAATCGGCTCATTTTTTCTGATTTTCTGGTCGCTGTTTGAAGATGGTTGGCGGCAGGTTCCCCATTTGTCGGCCCAAGCCTGGGCAGAGATGGCCTACATGACGCTGTTTGCGACGGTGCTGGCTTTCTTTCTCTGGAATCAGGGCGTCCATCATCTCGGTGCCAGCAAGGCCAGCATCTATATGAATCTGGTGCCGATCAATGCCTGCTGGATCGCTGTGCTGTTGTACGGCGCGCAGATGACCTGGATCCAGGGAGTCGGCATCTGCATGGTTATCGCAGGGGTCTGCACGGTTACTCTCAGCCCAGGGAGCCGGCCGCGTCCGTCAGTCTCCGGCCCAAGCATCGGGCCGAGCCGCGAAACAGGCGCGTGA
- a CDS encoding AAA family ATPase, giving the protein MQQQTHGTDRWTIIRAWREQPPVIAEVSEGELFALLQSIEDGRKTENPNAMDEAEALILTLLAAKRMEKPGGHTLAEEWLNRAITLDPALALARGWLLRLYEKRLKEHRFSQDYPLIRETDNAVSRRKNLELLQLAGEQEERGLAQWQRLAAAAKEAAESAGASAQAEKMAALEELYRNRAILIRELLDRAREYAESLHGMFYSVESLASLQDAIRTLQVQQEQIEQLFADEYERGEEGEKPAGSLSALDELESLIGLEEIKERVRSLAKFLRYRQLREEKGWQMRDQLPLHLVLMGNPGTGKTTLARLIARLYHELGFLERGEVVEVDRSHLVGAYVGQTEQKVMEAVRRAEGGVLFIDEAYSLKRADSSGADYGQAAIDTLVAAMTGGEYAGRFVVMLAGYPEEMRQFLYANPGLRSRFPETGHFLLPDYQADELLQIAEQVAARNDFALTPQARYALRARIEQAQVDHTFGNARTVQNIVLDAIFAKGRELDDQTELHWHDFTLLSPEDVLPRQKAEESRSAKQQLAEMIGLEEVKTELEKIAAFVSVQRRRNELGLPAVPIELHAVFTGNPGTGKTTVAGLYAALLKEIGYLKRGHLVSVGRADLVAGYVGQTAALTRRKIQEALGGVLFIDEAYALAEGGERDFGQEAIHTLVEEMTRHGENLVVVLAGYPAEMSRFMASNPGLSSRFKKYIYFPDYTADELLLMLIHALQKHGYILGGQAEAQLRLSLRKAAIRHLLHGNGRLVQNLLQEAMQNQAIRLTSQPPSAWSREQLSSLEWEDFAPLFADLSADEQPEKRHTANEENA; this is encoded by the coding sequence ATGCAGCAACAAACACATGGAACGGATAGATGGACAATCATTCGAGCATGGAGAGAGCAGCCTCCTGTGATCGCGGAAGTAAGCGAAGGGGAGCTGTTTGCCCTGCTTCAATCGATTGAGGACGGACGCAAAACAGAAAATCCGAATGCGATGGATGAGGCGGAGGCGCTCATTCTGACCCTGCTTGCCGCCAAAAGAATGGAAAAGCCGGGCGGGCATACGCTAGCCGAGGAGTGGCTAAACCGGGCGATCACGCTGGATCCGGCCTTGGCACTGGCGCGGGGATGGCTGCTGCGCTTGTATGAAAAACGGCTGAAAGAGCATCGGTTCAGCCAAGATTACCCACTCATCCGCGAAACGGACAATGCTGTGAGCCGCCGGAAAAATTTGGAGCTGCTGCAGCTGGCAGGCGAGCAGGAAGAGCGGGGACTTGCCCAGTGGCAAAGACTGGCGGCTGCCGCAAAAGAGGCGGCGGAATCGGCCGGCGCATCGGCCCAAGCGGAGAAAATGGCGGCGCTGGAGGAATTGTATCGAAACAGAGCCATCCTGATCCGGGAGCTGCTGGATCGGGCTCGCGAATATGCCGAGTCTCTGCACGGGATGTTTTACTCGGTAGAATCTCTGGCGTCTCTCCAGGATGCAATCCGCACATTGCAAGTCCAGCAAGAGCAAATAGAGCAGCTTTTTGCGGATGAGTACGAGAGAGGCGAGGAGGGAGAAAAGCCGGCAGGTTCCCTCTCGGCTCTGGATGAACTGGAGTCGCTGATCGGGTTGGAGGAGATCAAGGAGCGCGTCCGTTCTCTCGCCAAATTCCTCCGCTATCGCCAATTGCGAGAGGAAAAAGGCTGGCAGATGCGCGACCAGCTGCCGCTGCACCTGGTGCTGATGGGGAACCCCGGCACAGGAAAAACGACGCTGGCACGGCTGATCGCGCGGCTCTATCACGAGCTGGGCTTTCTGGAGCGGGGCGAAGTAGTGGAAGTGGACCGCTCCCATCTGGTCGGAGCCTACGTCGGACAAACCGAGCAGAAAGTAATGGAGGCTGTTCGGCGCGCCGAGGGAGGCGTCCTGTTCATCGACGAGGCCTATAGCTTGAAGCGGGCAGACAGCTCTGGAGCGGATTACGGCCAAGCGGCCATCGATACGTTGGTGGCGGCGATGACGGGCGGGGAGTATGCGGGCCGGTTTGTGGTTATGCTGGCGGGCTATCCCGAGGAGATGAGACAGTTTTTGTACGCCAATCCCGGACTTCGCAGCCGTTTTCCGGAAACTGGACATTTTCTGCTGCCGGACTACCAGGCAGATGAGCTGCTGCAGATCGCGGAGCAGGTAGCCGCACGCAATGATTTCGCCTTGACGCCGCAAGCCCGCTATGCCTTGCGAGCGAGAATTGAACAGGCACAGGTGGATCACACCTTTGGCAATGCCCGCACCGTGCAAAATATCGTGTTGGATGCCATCTTTGCCAAGGGCAGAGAGCTGGACGACCAGACTGAACTTCACTGGCATGACTTCACCCTCCTGTCTCCCGAGGATGTCCTGCCGAGACAAAAGGCGGAGGAGTCTCGAAGTGCAAAGCAGCAGCTAGCCGAGATGATCGGGCTGGAAGAGGTAAAGACCGAGCTGGAAAAAATCGCGGCGTTTGTCTCCGTGCAGCGGAGGCGAAACGAGCTGGGCCTGCCCGCTGTTCCGATTGAGCTGCATGCCGTCTTCACGGGAAATCCGGGTACCGGCAAAACCACGGTGGCCGGCTTGTACGCTGCCTTGTTAAAAGAGATCGGCTATCTCAAAAGGGGACATCTGGTGTCGGTGGGACGGGCAGATCTGGTGGCTGGATATGTCGGGCAGACGGCCGCGCTCACCCGGCGCAAAATACAAGAAGCCTTGGGCGGCGTCCTGTTCATCGATGAAGCGTACGCGCTCGCCGAAGGAGGCGAGCGGGATTTCGGCCAAGAGGCGATCCATACGCTCGTGGAAGAGATGACCAGGCATGGAGAAAATCTGGTCGTCGTCCTCGCGGGTTACCCGGCGGAAATGAGCAGATTTATGGCAAGCAATCCGGGACTTTCTTCCCGTTTTAAAAAGTATATTTATTTTCCTGACTACACGGCCGATGAATTGCTGCTGATGCTCATCCACGCGCTCCAAAAGCATGGGTATATCTTGGGCGGACAGGCAGAAGCACAGCTCCGCCTCTCTCTGCGCAAGGCCGCCATCCGGCACCTCTTACATGGAAATGGACGCCTCGTCCAGAATCTGCTGCAGGAGGCGATGCAAAACCAGGCTATCCGCTTGACGTCCCAGCCTCCTTCCGCTTGGAGCCGGGAGCAGCTCAGCAGCCTGGAGTGGGAGGACTTTGCACCGCTGTTCGCAGACTTGTCCGCCGATGAGCAGCCCGAAAAGCGTCATACGGCAAACGAGGAGAATGCGTGA
- a CDS encoding ABC transporter substrate-binding protein, which produces MPELGYIKATDPSKVPEAAKTRTDTMVLGITDPQGIFNYWFYNSAYDRYVIESMIERLVSVDKDASLIPGLAEKWEISNDGLTYTFHIDKRATFSDGKPVTAEDVAFAYHVLLDPTYDGRSNLSLAKIKGGEAYKKGDATSIEGVKVIDQHTLQVEVEEANATTLIEIGANIFVLPKHIYGKDFAKGKLDYIKSLHQKPVGSGPYILKEYIPGQEVRLVANENYWKGAPKVKNLIFKTTTQETQIQSLKTGVTDFDSSISVNADNVEALKELGFVDLDMLLNNGYGYIAVNHKNPKFQDKRVRQALMYGLNREEVVYAYSQGYANVIDVPQSKLSWSYPDESKITKYEYNLEKAKQLLDEAGWKLESDGYRYKDGKKFTIQFSASTPNEVNDALIPIAVENYKELGIEFIPEQLEFNAVVEKRNKGEHEMAFLAVGLSVDPDPYSLFHTNGGSNKDGYSNPKVDELIMEGLKEFDQSKRKAIYQEVYQILNDDVPVIFMYQRYNLNTISARLSGFVISPYKYFSETLHGVQIN; this is translated from the coding sequence ATGCCCGAGCTCGGTTATATAAAGGCGACAGATCCATCCAAAGTGCCGGAAGCGGCAAAGACCCGGACCGACACGATGGTACTTGGGATTACAGACCCGCAAGGCATATTCAACTACTGGTTCTATAACAGTGCCTATGACCGTTATGTCATAGAATCCATGATCGAACGCCTCGTGTCCGTAGACAAGGATGCCTCTCTTATTCCCGGTCTGGCGGAGAAGTGGGAGATTTCCAATGATGGCCTGACCTACACCTTCCACATCGACAAGCGGGCAACGTTCTCGGATGGAAAGCCTGTAACGGCAGAGGACGTTGCTTTTGCCTACCATGTGCTGCTGGATCCGACCTATGACGGCCGCTCCAATCTCTCGCTGGCCAAAATCAAGGGCGGAGAAGCATACAAAAAAGGGGACGCCACCAGCATCGAAGGGGTAAAGGTGATCGATCAGCACACCCTGCAGGTAGAGGTCGAAGAGGCCAATGCCACCACGCTGATTGAAATTGGCGCCAATATCTTTGTCCTGCCGAAGCATATTTACGGCAAGGATTTTGCCAAAGGGAAACTGGACTACATCAAGAGCCTGCATCAAAAGCCGGTAGGCAGCGGCCCTTACATCCTGAAAGAATACATTCCCGGACAGGAAGTGCGCCTCGTCGCCAATGAGAACTACTGGAAAGGGGCCCCCAAGGTTAAAAACCTGATTTTCAAAACCACGACGCAAGAAACGCAGATTCAGAGCTTGAAGACGGGCGTCACCGACTTCGACTCGAGCATCTCCGTCAACGCGGACAACGTGGAAGCGTTAAAAGAGCTCGGCTTCGTCGATCTCGACATGCTGCTCAACAACGGGTACGGCTACATCGCCGTTAATCACAAAAATCCGAAATTTCAGGATAAACGGGTCAGACAGGCGCTGATGTACGGTCTGAACCGGGAAGAAGTGGTCTACGCCTATTCGCAAGGCTACGCCAATGTGATCGACGTGCCGCAGTCCAAGCTCTCCTGGAGCTATCCGGATGAATCGAAGATTACCAAATACGAATACAACCTGGAAAAAGCAAAGCAGCTGCTCGATGAAGCCGGTTGGAAACTGGAGAGCGACGGCTATCGCTACAAGGATGGGAAAAAATTCACCATTCAATTCTCCGCCTCTACGCCAAACGAGGTGAACGATGCCTTGATTCCGATTGCGGTGGAGAACTACAAAGAATTGGGCATCGAGTTTATTCCGGAGCAGCTGGAGTTTAACGCTGTCGTAGAAAAGCGCAACAAAGGCGAGCACGAGATGGCGTTTCTCGCGGTCGGCCTGAGTGTGGACCCCGATCCGTACAGCCTGTTCCACACCAATGGCGGATCCAACAAGGACGGGTACTCCAATCCCAAGGTGGACGAATTGATCATGGAGGGCCTGAAAGAGTTTGACCAATCCAAACGAAAGGCAATTTACCAGGAAGTCTATCAAATCCTGAACGACGATGTGCCGGTTATCTTCATGTACCAGCGCTACAATCTGAATACCATCAGCGCCAGACTTTCCGGTTTCGTGATTTCTCCGTATAAATACTTCTCTGAAACGCTTCATGGCGTACAAATTAACTAA
- a CDS encoding ABC transporter permease encodes MKQLLIRRLLQSIPTLIGASILVFLVFTLAPGDFVTSMSGADPNMTQERIDEIRALHGLDQPLYKQYLTWMGNLVTGNFGESVLHRQPVTSVIETFMWNSFLIAIIVLIIQWTIASVVGIFAALKQYSLFDSGVTLLVFIAMSFPSFFLGLLMLKFLAVDYQIFPLGGMRSTGSTLSGWADLWDVAKHLALPVIVLTMLNIGSVTRYVRTNMLEVIRQDYVRTARAKGLKERVVIFKHALRNALLPLITLFALEIPGLFSGAIITEKIFNWPGIGRVVLDGIFLRDYPLLMGFTMLLVVLTIVANIVADLLYGVADPRVRNR; translated from the coding sequence ATGAAGCAGCTGCTTATCCGGAGACTCTTGCAAAGCATCCCGACCCTCATCGGTGCATCGATTCTCGTTTTTCTCGTCTTTACCCTGGCTCCCGGCGATTTTGTCACTTCCATGTCAGGAGCCGATCCCAATATGACGCAGGAGAGGATCGATGAGATCAGGGCTTTGCACGGACTGGACCAACCGCTCTACAAGCAGTATCTGACCTGGATGGGCAATCTGGTGACAGGCAATTTTGGCGAATCGGTGCTTCATCGGCAGCCGGTGACGAGCGTCATCGAGACGTTTATGTGGAACTCGTTTTTGATCGCCATCATCGTGCTGATTATCCAGTGGACGATCGCTTCCGTGGTCGGCATTTTCGCCGCGCTGAAACAGTATTCGCTGTTCGATTCGGGGGTGACGCTCCTGGTCTTTATCGCCATGTCGTTCCCGTCCTTCTTTCTCGGCTTGCTGATGCTCAAATTTCTCGCGGTCGACTATCAGATCTTTCCTCTCGGGGGGATGCGCAGTACGGGGAGCACGCTGTCCGGTTGGGCAGACCTCTGGGATGTAGCCAAGCATCTCGCGCTTCCGGTGATTGTCCTGACCATGCTGAATATCGGCTCGGTAACCCGCTATGTCCGCACCAATATGCTGGAAGTGATCAGACAGGACTATGTGAGGACGGCGCGCGCCAAGGGGTTAAAGGAGCGGGTTGTGATTTTCAAGCATGCCCTCCGCAACGCTCTGCTGCCGCTGATTACCCTGTTTGCGCTGGAGATTCCCGGACTGTTTTCCGGCGCCATTATCACGGAGAAGATATTCAACTGGCCGGGGATTGGCCGCGTGGTGCTGGACGGCATTTTTCTGCGTGATTACCCGCTGCTCATGGGCTTTACGATGCTGCTGGTCGTGCTGACGATCGTCGCCAATATCGTGGCGGATCTGCTCTACGGGGTAGCCGACCCGCGCGTGCGGAATCGATAG